One window from the genome of Magnetovibrio sp. encodes:
- the rpsJ gene encoding 30S ribosomal protein S10: MEHQNIRIRLKAFDHRVLDQSAGEIVNTAKRTGAEVRGPIPLPTRIEKFTVLRGPHIDKKSREQFEIRTHKRVLDIVDPTPQTVDALMKLDLAAGVDVEIKL, encoded by the coding sequence ATGGAACACCAGAACATTCGCATCCGGCTCAAGGCCTTCGATCATCGCGTGCTGGATCAGTCCGCAGGCGAGATCGTGAACACCGCCAAGCGCACCGGCGCTGAAGTGCGTGGCCCGATTCCGCTGCCGACCCGGATCGAAAAATTCACCGTTCTGCGCGGCCCGCACATTGATAAAAAGTCGCGTGAGCAGTTTGAAATCCGTACCCACAAGCGGGTGCTGGACATCGTTGACCCCACCCCGCAGACCGTTGACGCGCTGATGAAGCTCGACCTCGCTGCTGGTGTGGACGTTGAAATTAAACTCTAA
- the rplC gene encoding 50S ribosomal protein L3: MRTGLIAQKVGMSRVFKDDGTHVPVTVLKVDNCQVVAHKTEEKDGYTALQLGVGAAKAKRQTKAQRGHFAKAKVEPKKKLVEFRVPADAMVEVGAEIAASHFIGGQFVDVTGSSIGKGFAGAMKRHNFGGLRASHGVSISHRSHGSTGQCQDPGKVFKGKKMAGHLGAERVTTLNLEVVSTDDERGLILVKGSVPGSKGGWVLVRDAVKKNMPEGLPFPAQVKSAGNDAPVAEEAPAEEAAAVEAPEAEKE, from the coding sequence ATGCGTACCGGATTAATTGCCCAAAAGGTTGGTATGTCCCGCGTCTTTAAAGACGATGGCACTCACGTTCCCGTGACCGTGCTGAAAGTGGACAATTGCCAAGTCGTGGCGCACAAGACCGAAGAAAAGGATGGCTACACGGCCCTCCAACTCGGTGTCGGCGCTGCCAAAGCCAAACGCCAGACGAAGGCCCAGCGTGGTCATTTCGCCAAAGCGAAGGTTGAACCGAAAAAGAAACTCGTCGAGTTTCGCGTTCCCGCGGATGCGATGGTTGAAGTTGGCGCCGAAATCGCCGCCAGCCACTTCATCGGCGGTCAGTTCGTCGACGTGACGGGCTCGTCCATCGGTAAAGGTTTTGCCGGTGCGATGAAGCGTCACAACTTCGGCGGCCTGCGCGCCTCGCACGGTGTGTCGATTTCGCACCGTTCGCACGGCTCCACCGGCCAATGTCAGGACCCCGGCAAGGTGTTCAAGGGCAAGAAAATGGCCGGCCACTTGGGTGCCGAACGCGTCACCACGTTGAACCTCGAAGTCGTCTCCACCGACGACGAACGCGGTCTGATCTTGGTCAAGGGCTCGGTGCCCGGTTCCAAGGGCGGCTGGGTTTTGGTTCGCGACGCTGTGAAGAAAAACATGCCCGAAGGTCTTCCGTTCCCCGCTCAAGTGAAGAGCGCCGGCAACGATGCGCCTGTCGCAGAGGAAGCTCCCGCCGAGGAAGCCGCCGCTGTTGAGGCGCCCGAGGCTGAGAAGGAATAA
- the rplD gene encoding 50S ribosomal protein L4 — MKLDMISLENKKAGSVDLDESIFGLDVRSDLLARVVNWQLAKRRAGTHATKGRSDVSGGGKKPFKQKGTGSARQGTSRSPKHRGGGIVFGPQPRSYEHKLPKKVRKLALKTALSAKQAAGKLVIVDNAELKAPKTADLSKKLATLGWGSALVIDGAEVNKNFALAAGNIIGLDVLPTQGANVYDILRHDTLVLTQDAVAKLQERLK, encoded by the coding sequence ATGAAACTCGATATGATTAGCCTCGAAAACAAGAAGGCCGGCAGCGTGGACCTCGATGAGTCGATTTTCGGCCTCGACGTTCGTTCCGACCTCCTGGCGCGTGTGGTCAATTGGCAGCTCGCCAAGCGCCGCGCCGGTACGCATGCAACCAAGGGCCGTTCCGACGTCTCTGGTGGTGGCAAGAAGCCCTTCAAGCAGAAGGGCACCGGTTCCGCACGTCAAGGTACTTCGCGTTCGCCGAAGCACCGTGGTGGTGGCATCGTCTTCGGTCCGCAGCCGCGCTCTTACGAGCACAAGCTGCCGAAGAAGGTTCGTAAATTGGCGCTGAAGACCGCGCTGTCCGCCAAACAGGCTGCTGGTAAGCTTGTCATCGTGGACAACGCCGAACTGAAAGCGCCGAAGACCGCCGATCTGAGCAAGAAGCTGGCGACCCTCGGTTGGGGTTCCGCTCTGGTCATCGACGGTGCTGAGGTCAACAAGAACTTTGCGCTCGCCGCTGGCAACATCATCGGTCTCGATGTGCTGCCGACCCAGGGCGCTAACGTCTACGACATCCTGCGTCACGACACGCTCGTGCTGACCCAGGACGCCGTGGCCAAGTTGCAGGAGCGTCTGAAATGA
- a CDS encoding 50S ribosomal protein L23, giving the protein MSVSKERMFEVVRRPLITEKATLMSEHNQVAFEVSMDASKPEIRAAVEELFKVKVTGVNTLIQKGKAKRFRGRLGKRDDMKKAIVTLADGDSIDVTTGV; this is encoded by the coding sequence ATGAGCGTCAGCAAAGAACGGATGTTCGAAGTTGTCCGCCGTCCTCTCATCACCGAGAAGGCGACGCTGATGAGCGAACATAACCAAGTGGCGTTCGAAGTTTCGATGGACGCCTCCAAGCCGGAGATCCGCGCCGCGGTTGAAGAACTCTTCAAAGTCAAGGTGACGGGTGTCAACACCCTGATCCAGAAGGGTAAAGCAAAACGCTTCCGTGGACGCCTGGGCAAGCGCGACGATATGAAAAAAGCCATCGTTACGCTCGCTGACGGCGACTCCATTGATGTGACCACTGGCGTCTGA
- the rplB gene encoding 50S ribosomal protein L2, translated as MALKQYKPSTPSQRNLVTVDRSELYKGKPEKSLTEGLRKNGGRNNTGRITARRIGGGHKRRYRVIDFKRNKFDVVGTVERLEYDPNRTAFIALVSYEDGEKAYIIAPQRLAEGDKIVSGKGADIKPGNALPLANIPVGTIIHNVEMKPGKGAQIARSAGTYVQLVGKDQGYAQLRLMSGELRLVRGECLAVIGAVSNPDQKNIKIGKAGRKRWLGKRPSVRGVAMNPVDHPHGGGEGRTSGGRHPVTPWGKPTKGKRTRKNKKTDGMIMRRRHGK; from the coding sequence ATGGCACTGAAACAATACAAACCGTCGACGCCGAGCCAGCGTAATCTGGTCACGGTCGATCGCTCCGAGCTTTACAAGGGCAAGCCCGAGAAGAGCTTGACCGAAGGTCTGCGCAAAAACGGCGGCCGCAACAACACCGGACGCATCACCGCGCGTCGTATCGGTGGCGGTCACAAGCGTCGTTATCGCGTTATCGACTTTAAGCGCAACAAGTTCGACGTTGTCGGCACGGTCGAGCGTTTGGAATACGATCCGAACCGCACCGCCTTCATCGCACTGGTTTCGTACGAAGACGGCGAAAAGGCGTACATCATTGCGCCCCAACGTCTCGCCGAAGGCGACAAGATCGTTTCCGGCAAGGGTGCGGACATTAAGCCGGGCAACGCCCTGCCGCTGGCCAACATCCCGGTCGGTACGATCATTCACAACGTCGAGATGAAGCCCGGCAAGGGTGCTCAGATCGCGCGCAGCGCCGGTACTTACGTCCAGTTGGTCGGTAAGGATCAGGGTTACGCTCAGTTGCGTTTGATGTCCGGCGAACTGCGTTTGGTTCGTGGTGAATGCCTGGCCGTTATCGGCGCGGTGTCGAACCCCGACCAAAAGAACATCAAGATCGGCAAAGCCGGTCGTAAGCGTTGGCTTGGCAAGCGTCCGAGCGTGCGTGGTGTTGCAATGAACCCGGTCGATCACCCTCATGGTGGTGGCGAAGGCCGCACTTCCGGTGGCCGTCATCCGGTCACCCCGTGGGGCAAGCCGACTAAGGGCAAGCGCACTCGTAAGAACAAAAAGACGGACGGCATGATCATGCGCCGCCGTCATGGCAAGTAA
- the rpsS gene encoding 30S ribosomal protein S19: protein MPRSVWKGPFVDGYLLKKAEAAREATRNQVVKTWSRRSTILPQFVGLTFGVYNGKKFVPVLVTEEMIGHKFGEFSPTRTYLGHAADKKGKRG, encoded by the coding sequence GTGCCGCGTTCCGTTTGGAAAGGTCCGTTCGTCGACGGTTATCTGCTCAAGAAAGCAGAAGCCGCTCGTGAAGCCACCCGCAATCAGGTCGTCAAGACCTGGTCGCGTCGTTCCACCATTTTGCCGCAATTTGTCGGCCTCACCTTTGGTGTCTACAACGGCAAGAAGTTCGTGCCGGTTTTGGTCACCGAAGAAATGATCGGTCACAAATTCGGTGAGTTCTCGCCGACCCGCACCTATCTGGGTCATGCGGCGGACAAGAAGGGTAAGAGGGGCTAA
- the rplV gene encoding 50S ribosomal protein L22 has translation MGKKSAERPLNDNEAMAFAKMIRVSPQKLNLVCGSIRGKSCESALGQLTFSKRRIAVDVKKLLESAIANAENNHQLDVDRLYVAEATVGRAMVMKRWKARARGRVGKIQKPFSNLRLIVREREETA, from the coding sequence ATGGGTAAGAAAAGCGCTGAGCGCCCTTTGAACGACAATGAAGCGATGGCTTTCGCGAAGATGATTCGCGTCAGCCCCCAGAAACTGAACCTGGTGTGTGGTTCGATCCGCGGCAAAAGCTGTGAATCGGCCCTCGGCCAGCTCACCTTCTCCAAGCGCCGCATCGCGGTCGACGTGAAGAAGCTTCTGGAATCGGCCATCGCCAATGCAGAAAACAACCACCAGCTCGACGTTGACCGTCTGTATGTCGCTGAAGCCACCGTTGGCCGCGCGATGGTCATGAAACGGTGGAAAGCGCGTGCACGTGGTCGTGTAGGCAAAATCCAAAAACCGTTCAGCAATCTTCGCTTGATTGTGCGTGAGCGCGAGGAGACCGCATAA
- the rpsC gene encoding 30S ribosomal protein S3: MGHKINPIGFRLGINRTWDSRWYAEDNYAEMLHEDIKIREFLTEKLKQASVSKIIIERPAKKARVTIYSARPGVVIGKKGADIEKLRQEVAKITKADVSLNIVEIRKPEIDAQLVSDNIAQQLERRVSTRRALKRAVQSAMRLGAEGIRINCAGRLGGAEIARTVWYREGRVPLHTLRAEVDYATSSAHTTYGVCGIKVWIYKGDILAHDPMATEKKAQAQQPQR; the protein is encoded by the coding sequence ATGGGACATAAGATCAACCCGATCGGCTTCCGCCTTGGCATCAACCGTACGTGGGACTCCCGCTGGTATGCCGAAGACAACTATGCCGAAATGCTCCATGAGGACATCAAGATTCGCGAATTCCTGACTGAAAAGCTCAAGCAGGCCAGCGTTTCCAAGATCATCATCGAGCGTCCGGCTAAGAAAGCTCGCGTGACGATCTACTCCGCCCGTCCGGGTGTGGTGATCGGCAAGAAGGGCGCCGATATCGAAAAACTCCGCCAAGAGGTCGCCAAGATCACGAAAGCGGACGTCAGCCTCAACATCGTTGAAATCCGCAAGCCGGAAATCGACGCTCAGTTGGTCTCTGACAACATCGCGCAGCAGCTGGAACGTCGCGTTTCCACCCGCCGCGCCTTGAAACGCGCCGTTCAATCGGCTATGCGTCTGGGCGCCGAGGGTATCCGCATCAACTGTGCCGGCCGTTTGGGCGGCGCAGAAATCGCCCGCACCGTGTGGTATCGCGAAGGCCGCGTGCCTTTGCACACCCTGCGCGCCGAAGTGGATTACGCAACTTCTTCCGCTCACACCACTTATGGGGTTTGCGGAATCAAAGTTTGGATCTATAAGGGCGACATTCTTGCCCATGATCCGATGGCCACTGAAAAGAAAGCTCAAGCGCAGCAACCGCAGCGCTGA
- the rplP gene encoding 50S ribosomal protein L16, whose amino-acid sequence MLSPKRTKFRKAHKGRIHGKAKGGFTLNFGSYGLKAMAPDRVTARQIEAARRALTRHMKRAGRVWIRIFPDVPVSQKPAEVRQGKGKGSPEYWACRVKPGRILFEVEGVPRDVAERAFELAAAKLPISTKFVTRFGEED is encoded by the coding sequence ATGCTGAGCCCCAAACGTACTAAGTTCCGCAAAGCCCATAAGGGCCGCATCCATGGCAAAGCCAAGGGTGGATTTACGCTCAATTTCGGTAGCTACGGCCTCAAAGCCATGGCCCCGGATCGCGTGACCGCGCGTCAAATCGAAGCCGCGCGCCGCGCACTGACCCGTCACATGAAACGTGCCGGTCGCGTGTGGATCCGCATCTTCCCGGATGTGCCTGTTTCCCAGAAACCTGCCGAAGTTCGTCAGGGTAAGGGTAAGGGCTCGCCGGAATACTGGGCGTGCCGCGTCAAACCCGGCCGTATCCTGTTTGAAGTCGAAGGTGTTCCTCGTGACGTCGCCGAGCGCGCGTTCGAGCTGGCCGCTGCAAAGCTGCCGATCAGCACCAAGTTCGTGACCCGCTTCGGCGAGGAGGACTAA
- the rpmC gene encoding 50S ribosomal protein L29 produces the protein MKATDIRTKSDDELKAQLLDLRKESFNLRFQAASGQIENTARKNLIRKDIARIKTILGERTSAAAS, from the coding sequence ATGAAAGCAACCGACATCCGCACCAAGAGCGACGATGAGCTCAAAGCGCAGCTGCTGGACTTGCGTAAAGAGTCCTTCAACCTGCGTTTTCAGGCCGCCAGCGGGCAGATCGAAAACACCGCGCGTAAGAACTTGATCCGTAAGGACATCGCGCGTATCAAGACGATCCTCGGCGAGCGCACCAGCGCTGCCGCGTCGTAA
- the rpsQ gene encoding 30S ribosomal protein S17: MPKRVLQGVVVSDKQDKTVTVLVERRVMHPIYKKYVRKSKKYAAHDETNVVKEGEIVRIRECRPLSKRKCWEVVTESA, encoded by the coding sequence ATGCCTAAACGTGTTCTTCAGGGCGTCGTGGTGAGCGACAAGCAGGACAAAACCGTTACCGTCCTGGTCGAGCGCCGCGTTATGCACCCGATTTACAAAAAATACGTGCGCAAATCTAAAAAGTATGCCGCGCACGACGAAACCAACGTTGTGAAAGAAGGCGAAATCGTTCGCATCCGCGAATGCCGTCCGCTTTCAAAGCGTAAGTGTTGGGAAGTTGTCACTGAGTCTGCCTGA
- the rplN gene encoding 50S ribosomal protein L14 translates to MIQVESNLEVADNSGARRVQCIKVLGGSKRKYASVGDVIVVSVKEAIPRGRVKKGDVHRAVVVRTAKDIQRPDGQTIRFDSNAAVLLNNAGEPIGTRIFGPVTRELRSKKYMKIISLAPEVL, encoded by the coding sequence ATGATTCAAGTCGAATCAAATCTGGAGGTTGCCGACAATTCGGGCGCTCGCCGGGTGCAATGCATCAAGGTGCTAGGCGGTTCGAAGCGTAAGTATGCTTCCGTTGGCGACGTGATCGTCGTTTCCGTTAAGGAAGCGATCCCGCGTGGCCGCGTCAAAAAGGGCGATGTGCACCGCGCTGTTGTGGTGCGCACGGCTAAGGACATTCAACGTCCCGATGGCCAGACCATTCGCTTTGACTCCAACGCCGCCGTACTTTTGAACAACGCAGGCGAGCCCATCGGCACCCGTATCTTCGGCCCGGTGACGCGCGAACTGCGTAGCAAGAAGTACATGAAGATCATTTCTTTGGCGCCCGAGGTGTTGTGA
- the rplX gene encoding 50S ribosomal protein L24, whose amino-acid sequence MMASKIKKGDKVVVLTGRSKGKTGEVLSVSPSDNRAIVQGVNVVKRHTRPTQMSEGGIVEKEASIDLSNIAHIDPKDGKPTRVGFKDVDGRKVRYAKRSGEALD is encoded by the coding sequence GTGATGGCGAGCAAAATCAAAAAAGGCGACAAGGTCGTCGTGCTCACCGGTCGTTCCAAAGGTAAAACCGGTGAAGTGCTGAGTGTCAGCCCCAGCGACAACCGTGCAATCGTGCAGGGCGTGAACGTTGTCAAACGTCACACCCGTCCCACCCAGATGTCCGAAGGCGGCATTGTTGAGAAAGAAGCGTCTATCGACCTTTCCAACATTGCGCATATCGATCCGAAGGACGGTAAGCCGACCCGCGTCGGTTTCAAGGACGTCGATGGCCGCAAGGTGCGTTATGCAAAGCGCTCCGGCGAAGCCCTGGACTAA
- the rplE gene encoding 50S ribosomal protein L5 has product MARLKQVYNEQVVPKLKEEFNYSNPMQVPKLEKIVLNMGVGDASQDKKKIDGPVSDLTLITGQKPVTTKAKKSIAAFKLRDGMVIGTKVTLRKERMYEFYDRLVNIALPRVRDFRGVKATGFDGNGNFAMGLKEQIVFPEIDYDKVDKVRGMDIVICTTAKTDEEAKALLRHLNMPFAGETGGNQ; this is encoded by the coding sequence ATGGCACGCTTGAAACAAGTGTACAACGAGCAGGTCGTTCCGAAGCTGAAGGAGGAGTTCAACTACTCGAACCCCATGCAAGTCCCGAAGCTGGAAAAGATCGTTCTCAACATGGGCGTTGGCGACGCATCCCAAGATAAGAAAAAAATCGATGGGCCCGTTTCCGACTTGACCTTGATCACCGGCCAAAAGCCCGTGACCACCAAAGCCAAAAAGTCGATCGCTGCGTTCAAGCTGCGCGACGGCATGGTCATCGGCACCAAGGTGACGTTGCGCAAAGAGCGGATGTATGAATTCTACGACCGCTTGGTAAACATCGCGCTGCCGCGCGTGCGTGACTTCCGTGGCGTGAAAGCCACGGGTTTCGACGGCAATGGCAACTTCGCCATGGGTCTGAAGGAACAGATCGTGTTCCCCGAAATCGACTACGACAAGGTCGACAAGGTGCGTGGTATGGACATCGTGATCTGCACCACCGCAAAGACCGATGAAGAAGCAAAAGCGCTGCTGCGCCACCTCAATATGCCGTTTGCCGGCGAGACTGGAGGCAACCAGTAA
- the rpsN gene encoding 30S ribosomal protein S14 — MAKKSSIERNQKRERLVKKFAAKRARLKAMTKDESLSLEERFQAQLKLAELPRNSAENRIRLRCGLTGRPRGNYRKFKLSRIALRDLASTGQIPGVVKSSW, encoded by the coding sequence ATGGCTAAGAAAAGCTCTATCGAACGCAACCAGAAGCGCGAGCGCTTGGTGAAGAAATTCGCCGCAAAGCGCGCCCGTCTGAAAGCCATGACCAAGGACGAAAGCTTGTCCTTGGAAGAACGCTTCCAGGCACAGCTGAAGCTCGCCGAGCTTCCGCGCAACTCTGCTGAGAACCGTATTCGTCTGCGTTGTGGCCTGACCGGCCGTCCGCGCGGTAACTATCGTAAATTCAAGCTCTCGCGCATCGCACTGCGTGATCTGGCATCGACGGGTCAGATCCCCGGCGTTGTCAAATCGAGCTGGTAA
- the rpsH gene encoding 30S ribosomal protein S8: MSMSDPLGDMLTRIRNGQMAKKSSVVAPASKLRANVLDVLKREGFIRHFEEYENRPGIRELKIELKYHEGEPAIQEIARVSKPGRRVYSKIKDLNKVYNGLGISIISTPRGVMSDAEARQANVGGEVLCQVF; this comes from the coding sequence ATGTCCATGTCAGATCCTTTGGGTGATATGCTGACCCGTATCCGCAACGGTCAGATGGCTAAGAAGTCGTCTGTTGTTGCGCCGGCGTCCAAGCTGCGCGCCAACGTTCTTGATGTTCTCAAGCGCGAAGGCTTTATCCGTCACTTCGAAGAGTACGAAAACCGTCCCGGTATTCGTGAGCTTAAGATCGAACTCAAATACCACGAAGGCGAACCCGCCATTCAGGAAATCGCTCGCGTTTCCAAGCCGGGCCGCCGCGTGTATTCGAAAATCAAAGACCTCAACAAGGTCTATAACGGTCTTGGTATTTCCATCATCTCCACCCCCCGTGGCGTCATGTCCGACGCCGAGGCCCGTCAGGCCAACGTGGGCGGTGAAGTTCTTTGCCAAGTCTTCTAA
- the rplF gene encoding 50S ribosomal protein L6 has translation MSRIGKHPVQIPDGVSVAMSGLTVTAKGKLGELSANLTDDVVITLSDSEVKVEPREGAPRARQMWGLSRSVINNLVEGVSQGFTKKLLITGVGYRAAMKGNDLVLQLGFSHEVVYSLPEGISINCPDQTTIEISGADKQKVGQVASEIRGYRPPEPYKGKGVRYADEFILRKEGKKK, from the coding sequence ATGTCTCGTATCGGTAAACACCCCGTCCAGATTCCCGATGGCGTTAGCGTCGCGATGTCTGGTTTGACCGTGACCGCCAAAGGTAAGCTCGGTGAACTGAGCGCGAATTTGACCGACGACGTCGTTATCACGTTGAGCGATAGCGAAGTGAAGGTCGAACCGCGTGAAGGTGCACCGCGCGCACGCCAGATGTGGGGATTGTCGCGCAGCGTCATCAACAATCTGGTCGAAGGCGTGTCTCAGGGCTTCACCAAGAAGCTTCTCATCACCGGCGTCGGTTATCGCGCCGCGATGAAGGGCAACGATCTCGTGCTGCAGCTCGGCTTCAGCCACGAAGTTGTCTATTCGCTTCCGGAAGGCATCTCCATCAACTGCCCCGATCAGACGACCATCGAAATTTCCGGTGCCGACAAACAGAAAGTCGGCCAGGTGGCATCTGAAATTCGCGGATATCGTCCCCCCGAGCCTTACAAAGGCAAGGGCGTTAGGTATGCGGACGAGTTCATCCTGCGTAAGGAAGGCAAGAAGAAGTAA
- the rplR gene encoding 50S ribosomal protein L18, with protein sequence MANAKQLFERRKQRARAQIAKKAAGRPRLSVFRSGKYIYAQIIDDLNGHTVAAASSLEKDLKSKLKSGSDSAAAVEVGKLVAERAVKAGIKDVVFDRGGYRYHGRVKALADAAREAGLAF encoded by the coding sequence ATGGCTAACGCGAAACAACTCTTTGAGCGCCGCAAGCAACGTGCTCGCGCTCAAATCGCCAAGAAAGCCGCAGGGCGTCCGCGTCTTTCGGTTTTCCGCTCCGGTAAATACATCTACGCCCAGATCATCGATGATCTGAACGGCCACACTGTGGCTGCGGCGTCGAGCCTCGAGAAGGACCTCAAGTCCAAGCTCAAATCCGGCTCCGACAGCGCAGCTGCGGTCGAGGTGGGCAAGCTCGTCGCTGAGCGCGCCGTCAAAGCCGGTATCAAGGACGTGGTCTTCGACCGCGGTGGTTACAGGTATCATGGTCGAGTGAAAGCTCTGGCCGACGCAGCCCGCGAAGCCGGTCTGGCGTTCTAA
- the rpsE gene encoding 30S ribosomal protein S5, whose protein sequence is MNQPAQKRDRQRGGRDRREREEVASDLIDRLVGINRVSKVVKGGRNFSFAALVVVGDGKGRVGFGTGKAREVPEAIRKATDTAKKNMVRIALREGRTLHHDVKGHYGAGHVVLRSAPAGTGVIAGGPMRAVFETMGVQDVVCKSTGSQNPHNMIKATFAALNNCASPRSVAARRGLKVSDIIARRGDTAEGKE, encoded by the coding sequence ATGAATCAGCCCGCTCAAAAGCGTGATCGTCAGCGTGGTGGCCGCGACCGCCGCGAACGCGAAGAGGTAGCATCCGATCTGATCGACCGTCTGGTTGGCATTAATCGTGTCTCCAAGGTCGTCAAAGGTGGCCGTAACTTCTCGTTCGCAGCTCTGGTTGTGGTCGGTGACGGCAAAGGCCGCGTCGGTTTCGGTACCGGTAAAGCCCGCGAAGTCCCGGAAGCCATCCGCAAGGCGACCGACACCGCGAAAAAGAACATGGTTCGCATTGCGCTCCGCGAAGGCCGCACTCTGCACCACGACGTGAAAGGCCACTATGGCGCCGGTCACGTGGTTCTGCGCAGTGCGCCTGCAGGTACCGGCGTGATCGCCGGTGGCCCGATGCGCGCCGTTTTCGAAACCATGGGCGTTCAGGATGTCGTTTGTAAATCGACCGGCAGCCAGAACCCGCACAACATGATCAAGGCGACCTTCGCCGCGTTGAACAACTGCGCATCTCCGCGTAGCGTCGCTGCGCGCCGTGGTCTCAAGGTGAGCGATATCATCGCACGCCGTGGCGACACCGCCGAAGGTAAGGAGTAA
- the rpmD gene encoding 50S ribosomal protein L30 encodes MAATKKTVKVTQTGSPIGRPKDQRATLKGLGLNKMNRTRELEDTPAVRGMINKVHHLVRVEEAG; translated from the coding sequence ATGGCCGCGACGAAAAAAACCGTCAAAGTGACCCAGACCGGCAGCCCCATCGGCCGCCCGAAGGATCAGCGCGCGACCCTCAAGGGGCTCGGCTTGAACAAAATGAACCGCACTCGTGAACTGGAAGATACACCGGCCGTCCGCGGCATGATCAACAAGGTGCATCACCTGGTACGGGTCGAGGAAGCCGGCTAA
- the rplO gene encoding 50S ribosomal protein L15 translates to MNLNQISDNAGATKNRKRIGRGIGSGTGKTGGRGVKGQKSRSGVSLLGFEGGQMPLYRRLPKRGFTNIFAKTFAVFNIGDLQKAVDNKKLDTKKVVNEAALREAGMLKGNYDGVRILARGEISAKLNIEAAGASKAAVAAVEKAGGSLSIVVATPAPIGKAAAKAKADA, encoded by the coding sequence ATGAACCTCAATCAGATCAGCGACAACGCGGGCGCGACCAAAAACCGCAAGCGCATTGGCCGTGGTATCGGCTCCGGCACCGGCAAAACCGGCGGCCGCGGCGTGAAGGGCCAGAAGTCTCGCTCTGGCGTTTCGCTGCTGGGCTTCGAAGGCGGTCAGATGCCCCTGTATCGGCGCTTGCCGAAACGTGGCTTCACCAACATCTTTGCCAAGACCTTTGCCGTGTTCAACATCGGCGACCTGCAAAAGGCCGTCGACAACAAAAAGTTGGACACCAAGAAGGTCGTCAACGAAGCGGCTCTGCGTGAAGCGGGCATGCTGAAAGGCAATTACGACGGCGTGCGCATCCTGGCGCGCGGCGAAATCTCCGCCAAACTCAACATCGAAGCTGCCGGCGCCTCCAAAGCCGCCGTTGCCGCCGTTGAAAAGGCCGGTGGTTCGCTTTCCATCGTCGTAGCAACGCCTGCACCGATTGGCAAAGCCGCCGCCAAAGCTAAAGCCGACGCATAA